A genomic segment from Amycolatopsis camponoti encodes:
- a CDS encoding error-prone DNA polymerase has product MAFNNPNVPWSEVERIASGRPPGGDGNDAPAWSRKREGYAGAPKDLQDRKSRDHGGDRIRAPYAELHVHSNFSFLDGASHPETLVEEAARLELDALVLTDHDGMYGAVRFNDAARELGVRVGFGAELSLDLPAPQAGEPDPKGSHLLVIARQQAGYHRLCKVISRAQLAGGEKGRPVYDVEELVDELAGHVVVLTGCRKGPVRRALAEHGPAAARAELGRLADWFGPRHVAVELIDHRQPLDDAANDHLAGMARELRLPTVVSNNAHYARPEDAVVADAVAAVRARRSAEDLEGWRPPSGQAFLRSGMEQRRRFERRYPGAVGRAAVLGVEVAFDLNLVAPDLPPFPVPPGHDEMSFLSELTRLGAAKRYGSREENPKAYAQLDHELAIIGKLDFPGYFLVVWDIVRFCRESGILCQGRGSAANSAVCYALEICHADPVKWNLLFERFLAPERDGPPDIDVDIESGRREEAIQYVYEKHGRFHAAQVANVITYRAPSAIRDAAKALGHSPGQQDAYSKLVDRWGGTKQQTAGDIPADVLDLAARIEDFPRHLGIHSGGMVISKQPVSEVVPVEWATMADRSVLQWDKDDCATVGLVKFDLLGLGMLSALHYTIDLVAEHHGSTVDLGELDLADPNVYDMLCEADAIGVFQVESRAQLATLPRLRPREFYDLVVEVALIRPGPIQGGSVHPYIRRRREEEKWQHAHPLLASSLDRTLGVPLFQEQVMQMAVDVASFTPAEADQLRRAMGAKRSSAKMKALMARFFAGCEANGLDRELATRIFEQIHAFSGYGFPEAHSMSFALLVYASAWFKRYYPAAFCAGLLRAQPMGFYSPQSLVADARRHGVRVREPDLNASLAHATLEPDAGSTGGVALRLGLAGVRHLGDDVADSIVAERDANGPYAGAGDLTRRVRLKKNAVEALATAGAFGGDRRQDLWAAGAAATTRPGHLPGLAPGLDAPALPGMTRLEVTAADLWATGVSPDSHPVEYLRELLTARGALPVAELMRVEDGTRVWVGGAVTHRQRPATAGGITFLNLEDETGMANVLVSPGLWQRQRLVARTSAALLIRGRAQVAEGVVTLVADRLERLDLSMRAGPSRDFR; this is encoded by the coding sequence TTGGCGTTCAACAATCCGAATGTGCCGTGGTCCGAAGTGGAGCGGATCGCTTCCGGCCGACCTCCGGGAGGCGACGGCAACGACGCCCCGGCGTGGTCGCGCAAACGCGAAGGGTATGCCGGGGCGCCGAAAGACCTTCAGGACCGCAAGAGCCGGGACCACGGTGGCGACCGAATCCGTGCCCCCTACGCCGAGCTGCACGTCCACTCCAACTTCAGCTTCCTCGACGGCGCGAGCCACCCCGAGACGCTCGTCGAGGAGGCCGCGCGGCTCGAGCTCGACGCCCTCGTCCTCACCGACCACGACGGCATGTACGGCGCCGTCCGGTTCAACGACGCCGCCCGCGAGCTCGGCGTCCGGGTCGGGTTCGGGGCCGAGCTCTCGCTCGACCTGCCCGCACCGCAGGCCGGCGAACCCGATCCGAAAGGCTCGCACCTGCTGGTGATCGCGCGGCAGCAGGCCGGGTACCACCGGCTCTGCAAGGTCATCTCCCGCGCCCAGCTCGCCGGCGGGGAGAAGGGCCGGCCCGTCTACGACGTCGAGGAGCTGGTCGACGAGCTGGCCGGGCACGTCGTCGTGCTCACCGGCTGCCGCAAGGGGCCGGTCCGCCGGGCGCTCGCCGAGCACGGGCCCGCCGCCGCGCGGGCCGAGCTGGGCCGGCTGGCGGACTGGTTCGGGCCCCGGCACGTCGCCGTCGAGCTGATCGACCACCGCCAGCCCCTCGACGACGCGGCCAACGACCACCTCGCCGGGATGGCGAGGGAGCTGCGGCTGCCGACCGTCGTCTCGAACAACGCGCACTACGCCCGCCCGGAGGACGCCGTCGTGGCCGACGCGGTCGCCGCCGTCCGGGCCCGCCGGTCGGCCGAGGACCTCGAAGGCTGGCGGCCGCCGTCGGGGCAGGCGTTCCTGCGGTCCGGGATGGAGCAACGCCGCCGTTTCGAGCGCCGCTACCCCGGCGCGGTCGGGCGGGCCGCCGTCCTCGGCGTCGAGGTCGCGTTCGACCTGAACCTCGTCGCCCCCGATCTCCCGCCCTTCCCGGTGCCGCCCGGCCACGACGAGATGTCGTTCCTGAGCGAGCTGACCCGGCTCGGCGCGGCGAAACGCTACGGGTCGCGGGAGGAGAACCCGAAGGCCTACGCCCAGCTCGACCACGAGCTCGCCATCATCGGGAAACTCGATTTCCCGGGCTACTTCCTCGTGGTGTGGGACATCGTCCGGTTCTGCAGGGAATCCGGCATCCTTTGCCAGGGCCGCGGTTCCGCGGCGAACTCCGCGGTCTGCTACGCCCTGGAGATCTGCCACGCCGACCCGGTGAAGTGGAACCTGCTCTTCGAACGCTTCCTCGCCCCGGAACGCGACGGGCCGCCGGACATCGACGTCGACATCGAGTCCGGCCGCCGCGAGGAGGCCATCCAGTACGTCTACGAAAAACACGGCCGCTTCCACGCCGCGCAGGTCGCCAACGTCATCACCTACCGCGCGCCGTCCGCGATCCGCGACGCCGCGAAAGCCCTCGGCCACAGCCCCGGTCAGCAGGACGCCTACAGCAAGCTCGTGGACCGCTGGGGCGGGACCAAGCAGCAGACGGCGGGCGATATCCCGGCCGACGTCCTCGACCTGGCCGCCCGGATCGAGGACTTCCCGCGCCACCTCGGCATCCACTCCGGGGGCATGGTGATCTCGAAGCAGCCGGTGTCCGAAGTGGTCCCGGTCGAATGGGCGACCATGGCCGACCGGAGCGTGCTGCAGTGGGACAAGGACGACTGCGCGACCGTCGGCCTGGTCAAGTTCGACCTGCTCGGCCTCGGCATGCTGTCCGCGCTGCACTACACGATCGACCTCGTCGCCGAGCACCACGGATCCACTGTGGACCTGGGCGAGCTCGACCTCGCCGACCCGAACGTCTACGACATGCTCTGCGAAGCCGACGCCATCGGAGTGTTCCAAGTGGAGTCACGCGCGCAGCTGGCGACGCTGCCGCGGTTGCGGCCGCGCGAGTTCTACGACCTCGTCGTCGAAGTCGCGCTGATCCGGCCCGGCCCGATCCAGGGCGGCTCGGTGCACCCGTACATCCGGCGGCGCCGCGAGGAAGAGAAGTGGCAGCACGCCCACCCGCTGCTGGCGTCCAGCTTGGACCGGACGCTCGGCGTGCCGCTGTTCCAGGAACAGGTGATGCAGATGGCGGTCGACGTCGCGAGCTTCACCCCGGCCGAGGCCGACCAGCTGCGCCGCGCCATGGGCGCCAAGCGCTCCAGCGCGAAGATGAAAGCGCTGATGGCGCGGTTCTTCGCCGGCTGCGAAGCCAACGGCCTCGACCGCGAGCTGGCGACGCGGATCTTCGAGCAGATCCACGCCTTTTCCGGCTATGGCTTCCCCGAAGCGCATTCGATGTCGTTCGCGCTGCTGGTGTACGCGAGCGCGTGGTTCAAGCGCTACTACCCGGCCGCGTTCTGCGCCGGGCTGCTGCGCGCGCAGCCGATGGGCTTCTACAGCCCGCAGTCGCTGGTCGCCGACGCGCGCCGCCACGGCGTCCGCGTCCGCGAACCGGACCTCAACGCCAGCCTCGCGCACGCCACCCTCGAACCCGACGCCGGCAGCACCGGCGGCGTCGCGCTCCGCCTCGGCCTCGCCGGGGTCCGGCACCTCGGTGACGACGTCGCCGACTCGATCGTCGCCGAGCGCGACGCGAACGGCCCGTACGCCGGGGCCGGCGACCTCACCCGGCGCGTCCGGCTGAAGAAGAACGCCGTCGAAGCCCTGGCCACCGCGGGCGCGTTCGGCGGCGACCGGCGTCAGGACCTCTGGGCCGCCGGTGCCGCGGCGACCACCCGCCCCGGGCACCTGCCCGGCCTCGCCCCGGGCCTCGACGCGCCCGCGCTGCCGGGCATGACGCGGCTGGAGGTGACGGCCGCGGACCTGTGGGCGACCGGCGTCTCCCCGGACAGCCACCCCGTCGAGTACCTGCGCGAGCTGCTCACCGCGCGCGGCGCTTTGCCGGTCGCCGAGCTCATGCGGGTCGAGGACGGGACGCGGGTGTGGGTCGGCGGCGCCGTGACGCACCGGCAGCGCCCGGCCACCGCCGGCGGGATCACGTTCCTCAACCTCGAGGACGAGACCGGCATGGCCAACGTCCTCGTCTCGCCCGGCCTGTGGCAGCGGCAGCGCCTGGTCGCCCGCACCAGCGCGGCGCTGCTGATCCGCGGGCGGGCGCAGGTCGCGGAGGGCGTCGTCACGCTCGTCGCCGACCGCCTCGAACGCCTCGACCTGTCGATGCGGGCGGGGCCGTCGCGAGACTTCCGTTGA